From a region of the Methanobrevibacter sp. TMH8 genome:
- a CDS encoding 4Fe-4S dicluster domain-containing protein: MANVSVDYDKCDGGDCGECADVCPMEVLVLEGDKIVIKNPEDCSLCEVCMDVCPQECVNVEDDD, from the coding sequence ATGGCAAATGTAAGTGTTGACTATGATAAATGTGATGGTGGAGACTGCGGAGAATGCGCAGATGTTTGTCCTATGGAAGTTTTAGTCCTTGAAGGAGATAAAATAGTTATAAAAAATCCTGAGGACTGTAGCTTATGTGAAGTTTGTATGGATGTTTGTCCTCAAGAATGTGTAAATGTTGAAGATGATGATTAG
- the rpsB gene encoding 30S ribosomal protein S2, with product MSELLIPLEEYLAAGLHIGTQQKTHDMEKYIFRIRSDGLYVLDISKTNDRIIEVAKFLAKYDPEDILVVATRQYGQAPVKKFGEVTGCKSIPGRFIPGTLTNPNYSKFIEPKVIVVTDPRSDSQAIIESKQIGVPVVALCDTENLLSTVDLAIPVNNKGRKAIALVYWLLARQILREKGIIGEDESLTMDATDFELKF from the coding sequence TTGTCAGAACTTTTAATACCATTAGAAGAATACTTAGCAGCAGGTTTACACATCGGAACTCAACAAAAAACTCATGATATGGAAAAATATATATTCCGTATACGTTCAGATGGATTATATGTATTAGATATAAGTAAAACTAATGATAGAATTATTGAAGTTGCTAAATTTTTAGCTAAATATGATCCAGAAGATATTCTTGTAGTAGCTACAAGACAATATGGTCAAGCTCCAGTTAAGAAATTTGGAGAAGTAACTGGTTGTAAATCCATTCCTGGAAGATTTATTCCAGGAACATTAACTAATCCTAATTATTCTAAGTTCATTGAACCTAAAGTAATTGTTGTAACTGACCCAAGATCTGATTCACAAGCTATTATAGAATCCAAACAGATTGGTGTTCCTGTTGTAGCTTTATGTGATACTGAAAACTTGCTTAGTACTGTAGATTTAGCTATTCCTGTTAATAATAAAGGAAGAAAAGCTATAGCTTTAGTTTACTGGTTATTAGCTAGACAAATCTTAAGAGAAAAAGGAATCATTGGTGAAGACGAAAGTCTTACAATGGATGCAACAGACTTTGAACTTAAATTTTAG
- a CDS encoding DNA-directed RNA polymerase subunit N, protein MIPIRCISCGKPVSAYFDEYNSRMADGEDSKAILDDMGLKRYCCRRMLITHVETWE, encoded by the coding sequence ATGATTCCTATACGATGTATAAGCTGTGGAAAGCCTGTTTCTGCATATTTTGATGAATATAACAGTAGAATGGCTGATGGTGAAGATTCAAAAGCTATTCTTGATGATATGGGTCTTAAAAGATACTGTTGTAGGAGAATGTTAATTACTCATGTTGAAACATGGGAATAA
- a CDS encoding DNA-directed RNA polymerase subunit K — translation MATNKLTRFEKARILGARALQLSMGAKPLVKVSESIDPIDIAALELENKVLPLDVKKRELKS, via the coding sequence ATGGCTACAAATAAGTTAACAAGATTTGAAAAAGCTAGAATTCTTGGAGCAAGAGCTCTTCAACTTTCTATGGGTGCTAAACCTTTAGTTAAAGTATCTGAATCTATTGATCCAATTGATATAGCTGCTTTGGAACTTGAAAATAAAGTTTTACCATTGGATGTTAAAAAAAGAGAACTTAAAAGTTAA
- the eno gene encoding phosphopyruvate hydratase — protein sequence MDSVIEDVRVRKILDSRGNPTVEVDILTWNGFGRAAAPSGASTGSREVVAFPEGGVNKIISEVEDLISSELIGMDAEDLNDIDLVLKEIDGTDNYASIGGNTTVAVSMAVAKAAAASYNLPLYKYLGGNLVNEIPYPLGNMMNGGAHAGKHAPDIQEFLIVPVGAQNITDAVFANTSVHKKLKELIQAKDSLFTGGKGDEGGWVPNVTNIDALEIQAQACEEVGNELGIAIKPALDMAASEFWNEKEEKYVYSQDNVSRDTGDQIEFVKDIIETYGMIYVEDPFDEADFDGFAQLNSLIGDKCLICGDDLFVTNKEILSKGIEMNAANAIIIKPNQIGSLSETYATVKLAKENDVAPVVSHRSGETTDETIAHLAVAFGAPLIKTGALGGERIAKLNELIRIEEELSNPVMAKLDKFD from the coding sequence TTGGATAGTGTTATAGAAGATGTTCGTGTTAGAAAAATTTTAGATAGTAGGGGAAATCCTACTGTGGAAGTCGATATTCTTACTTGGAATGGTTTTGGACGAGCTGCAGCTCCTAGTGGTGCTAGTACTGGATCTCGTGAAGTTGTTGCTTTTCCAGAAGGTGGAGTAAATAAGATAATTAGTGAAGTTGAAGATTTAATATCTTCAGAACTTATTGGTATGGATGCTGAAGATCTTAATGATATAGATCTTGTTTTAAAAGAAATTGATGGTACTGATAATTATGCATCTATTGGTGGAAATACTACTGTAGCTGTATCAATGGCAGTAGCTAAAGCAGCTGCAGCTTCATATAATTTACCACTTTACAAATATTTAGGAGGAAATCTTGTTAATGAGATTCCATATCCTCTTGGAAATATGATGAATGGAGGAGCTCATGCAGGTAAGCATGCTCCAGATATTCAAGAATTTTTAATTGTTCCTGTTGGAGCTCAAAATATTACTGATGCTGTTTTTGCAAATACTTCAGTACATAAAAAATTAAAAGAACTTATTCAAGCTAAAGACTCTCTTTTCACTGGTGGTAAAGGAGATGAAGGTGGATGGGTTCCTAATGTAACTAATATTGATGCTTTAGAAATTCAAGCTCAAGCTTGTGAAGAAGTTGGTAATGAATTGGGAATAGCTATTAAACCAGCACTTGATATGGCTGCTTCTGAATTTTGGAATGAGAAAGAAGAAAAATATGTTTATTCTCAGGATAACGTTTCTAGAGATACTGGAGACCAAATTGAATTTGTTAAAGATATTATTGAAACTTATGGAATGATTTATGTTGAAGATCCATTTGATGAAGCCGATTTTGATGGTTTTGCACAGTTAAATTCTCTTATTGGTGATAAATGTCTTATTTGTGGTGATGATTTATTTGTTACAAATAAAGAAATATTATCAAAAGGAATTGAAATGAATGCAGCTAATGCAATTATAATAAAACCTAATCAAATTGGTTCTTTATCTGAAACCTATGCAACAGTTAAATTAGCTAAAGAAAATGATGTTGCACCTGTTGTTTCTCACAGATCTGGTGAAACTACTGATGAAACTATTGCTCATCTAGCTGTAGCATTTGGAGCTCCTTTGATAAAAACTGGTGCTTTAGGTGGAGAAAGAATAGCTAAATTAAATGAATTAATCCGTATAGAAGAAGAATTATCTAATCCTGTAATGGCTAAATTAGATAAATTTGATTAA